CCTTATCACACAGCTTTACAAGTAAGCACGGTAAAGAACAGCAACTACAAACTAATTCCCGGACCATCAATTTATATCACATATACAATAAATTTCTTCAAATTCGGAACTATGCCTTCTAAGCTTGGTAGCCTTTCCTAATCAAAAATTATTGCTGACATCTCAATGCACAAGTTAATAACTTCTTATTTATCATGTATTGTCCAAAGTTACATGATGAAAGACATAAATGGGCAGGAATCTAATTTGTAATCATCAGTTCATTTAGCCAAACTTCAATCCAGTATACTCTGTTCCCTTGATAGCTAAGGCATTTTTCAAGGAAATTATCATGTCAAACTAGTTTGACAAGGACCAGCAAGAAAGGTACCTGGAAAACCCCAAGCCTCCTGTTGTAATCCGACTCGGGCAGCGTCAGCAACACCTCGAGCTGCATCCGCTGTTGCGGCGGCACCAGCCGCCCCACGGGCACAAACGCCACAGGGCTCGGCTTGGTGTAATCGAAATTCAGGTTCTCCGTCACCTGAACGGGCTCCTCCACCACTTTCCCCACCAGGACCCCCCCTGCCGTGAACGCCATGGCGAGCATCGCGCACAGAAGCACGCAGACGTACATGGCCCAGAGCGCCCCCCACAGCAGCCTCGCCACCACGCGCGGAACCCCGTCCCCCGCTCCGAGCCACGCGCCCACCGCGCCGGTGGCCTGCCCCACCACCCCGAGAGCCCAATCCCTCGCCCGCTGCGCCGAGCCGAGCGGGTCGGTCACGAAGAGGAACCACCATTGCAGCAGCCGGAAGGGGAACGTGAGGCAGGCGACGAGCGCGCTGACCTGGAACAGCACGGCTTTGATGACGAACACGGCGAAGGACTCGAGAAAGGCCGGCGGCGCCGCCGTGGGCCTGTAATCCGGCGCCGCGGCCTCTGACTCCGCATCCTTCTCGTCCACTTCCTCCTCGGGGACCGCCGACTCCGCATCCTTCTCGTCCACCTCCGCCTCGGGGGCCGCCGACTCCGCATCCTTCTCGTCCACCTCCGCCTCGGGGGCCGCCGGCTCCGAATCCTTCTCGTCCACATTCGCCTCGGGGGCCGCCGGCTCCGCATCCTTCTGGTCCACCTCCTCCTGGAGGGGAGGGGGAGAACGGGGCGCGCTGGTGGCCTCGGAGGAATCGGAATCGGAACCGGAATCGGGCTTGGCCTTGGCCGTGGCCTTGTCCTTGTCGGGCTCATCGGCCGCGGTGACGGTGACGGTGACGGAGGAATCGGAATCGGGCCTGGCCTTGTCCTTGTCGTGCTCATCGACCGCGGTGACGGTGGACGCGGCGGAGGCCGAGGGGGAGACGGGATCATCGGGCTGCGTCAGGATtttggcgcggcgcgggcggcggcggagggtggaggaggacggggtgtggggtgagggagggggagggggagtgggGAGNNNNNNNNNNNNNNNNNNNNNNNNNNNNNNNNNNNNNNNNNNNNNNNNNNNNNNNNNNNNNNNNNNNNNNNNNNNNNNNNNNNNNNNNNNNNNNNNNNNNNNNNNNNNNNNNNNNNNNNNNNNNNNNNNNNNNNNNNNNNNNNNNNNNNNNNNNNNNNNNNNNNNNNNNNNNNNNNNNNNNNNNNNNNNNNNNNNNNNNNNNNNNNNNNNNNNNNNNNNNNNNNNNNN
This window of the Triticum aestivum cultivar Chinese Spring chromosome 5D, IWGSC CS RefSeq v2.1, whole genome shotgun sequence genome carries:
- the LOC123122332 gene encoding seipin-2 (The sequence of the model RefSeq protein was modified relative to this genomic sequence to represent the inferred CDS: added 329 bases not found in genome assembly), translated to MDADDPAATPSAPPTSEADFFDVPDALPTPPPPPSPHTPSSSTLRRRPRRAKFLTQPDDPVSPSASAASTVTAVDEPGKDKAKPDSDSTVSVSVTAADEPAKAKAKPEPDSDSDSSEATSAPRSPPPLQEEVDQKDAEPAAPEANVDEKDSEPAAPEAEVDEKDAESAAPEAEVDEKDAESAVPEEEVDEKDAESEAAAPDYRPTAAPPAFLESFAVFVIKAVLFQVSALVACLTFPFRLLQWWFLFVTDPLGSAQRARDWALGVVGQATGAVGAWLGAGDGVPRVVARLLWGALWAMYVCVLLCAMLAMAFTAGGVLVGKVVEEPVQVTENLNFDYTKPSPVAFVPVGRLVPPQQRMQLEVLLTLPESDYNRRLGVFQVRAELLSADGKVVTASSQPCMLKFKSVHMHFIETFFQGVSLLSGYSSESQVIKLKLTGIKEAFKPITGVRIVLEQRAEFATGAGIPEIYDASIKLEAELPLLKRVLWHWRWTMFVWSSMAVFVFELLLAVVCCRPCIFPRS